A window of the Nocardia sp. NBC_01329 genome harbors these coding sequences:
- a CDS encoding PIN domain nuclease, which translates to MIGYLIDTSAAVRVLRDPALRKTWHEAFTAGVVAMCDPVELELLFAARSLADRLRKKELLTELFGWVVTPDNVWTRAHRVQQLLTEQGSHRSAGVADLAIAATAEAHRLTMLHYDRDFETVAAATGQPTQWIAPPGTIS; encoded by the coding sequence GTACTGCGCGACCCGGCACTGCGCAAGACCTGGCACGAAGCGTTCACTGCCGGAGTAGTCGCAATGTGCGACCCCGTGGAACTGGAGCTTCTCTTCGCGGCCCGATCGCTGGCCGATCGATTGCGGAAGAAGGAGTTGCTCACCGAACTGTTCGGCTGGGTGGTGACCCCGGACAATGTGTGGACGCGAGCGCATCGGGTCCAGCAACTTCTCACCGAACAGGGGAGTCACCGTAGTGCCGGCGTGGCCGACCTGGCGATCGCGGCAACAGCGGAAGCGCACCGGCTCACGATGCTCCACTACGACCGCGACTTCGAGACGGTCGCCGCGGCGACCGGTCAGCCGACTCAGTGGATCGCTCCACCGGGAACGATCAGCTGA